The following proteins come from a genomic window of Streptomyces liliiviolaceus:
- a CDS encoding CHRD domain-containing protein has product MGTIVTFAQRRRKLVMTGVAVAAAAGVAAAVLPAMADSGSSGRGAHSSKGADRAAHAGHGEGSIGVRSGSLAGGKGGTILAASLNGANEVPVQGGPAVGDKDGAALEFVKVKGDKVSVAVKWRGTGKPVMLHIHQGAKGVNGGVKVDFTKLLDDARGRTVTGTVKVKDAALLGKLKADPGSFYANLHTAEFPGGAVRGQLHKVTTDFDFRHALNNFQASVIKGKQIYECKKSADGTKAFAQRDVSAVLGGPIAHSFVKPNSGTPQWIAADRSAVTGALISKTPNGDRNIPELDLRATQSGKHRGLLAGTAEILRLNTVGGVAPAGSCKVGTIVGVPYGADYVFVNR; this is encoded by the coding sequence ATGGGGACGATCGTCACGTTCGCACAGCGCCGCAGGAAGCTCGTCATGACCGGTGTCGCGGTGGCCGCCGCGGCCGGTGTCGCCGCCGCCGTGCTTCCCGCGATGGCCGACAGCGGCAGCTCCGGCAGGGGCGCGCATTCGAGCAAGGGCGCGGATCGCGCGGCGCACGCGGGTCACGGCGAAGGATCCATCGGGGTGCGGAGCGGCTCGCTCGCCGGCGGCAAGGGCGGCACCATCCTCGCCGCCAGCCTGAACGGCGCGAACGAGGTACCGGTCCAGGGCGGCCCCGCCGTCGGCGACAAGGACGGCGCGGCGCTCGAATTCGTCAAGGTCAAGGGCGACAAGGTGTCCGTCGCCGTCAAGTGGCGCGGCACCGGCAAGCCGGTCATGCTCCACATCCACCAGGGCGCCAAGGGTGTCAACGGCGGCGTCAAGGTCGACTTCACCAAGCTGCTGGACGACGCCCGGGGACGCACGGTCACCGGGACGGTCAAGGTGAAGGACGCGGCCCTGCTCGGGAAGCTGAAGGCCGACCCGGGCAGCTTCTACGCCAACCTGCACACCGCCGAGTTCCCGGGCGGCGCCGTCCGTGGCCAGCTCCACAAGGTCACCACGGACTTCGACTTCCGGCACGCGCTGAACAACTTCCAGGCCTCCGTCATCAAGGGCAAGCAGATCTACGAGTGCAAGAAGTCGGCCGACGGCACCAAGGCCTTCGCGCAGCGTGATGTGAGCGCCGTGCTCGGCGGGCCCATCGCCCACTCGTTCGTGAAGCCCAACTCGGGTACTCCGCAGTGGATCGCGGCCGACCGCAGCGCGGTGACCGGTGCGCTGATCTCCAAGACCCCGAACGGCGACAGGAACATCCCCGAACTGGACCTCAGGGCCACGCAGTCCGGCAAGCACCGGGGTCTGCTCGCGGGCACGGCGGAGATCCTGCGCCTGAACACCGTGGGCGGGGTGGCCCCGGCCGGCTCCTGCAAGGTGGGGACGATCGTGGGAGTGCCGTACGGGGCGGACTACGTCTTCGTGAACCGGTAG
- a CDS encoding LolA family protein codes for MAPYGSDDSTTEDEADDRRGGRQKAARYVVPVAVVGVAAATIGLVPAFAGSGDPDLPKVSAQQLIEKIAASDVQQLSGTVKISTDLGLPDLGGLESSLGGAATGGGRDGSSADPSSKLMELASGTHTLRVASDGEDKQKLSLLDKAAEYSVIHNGDEVWAYDSKSNEAYHVKDAAASSDSAEKGAKGRSGDVPATPKELAEEALKASDDTTSVTVDGTARIAGRDAYKLLIEPKQSGSTVGAISIAVDAKTGLPLKFTLTPASGGAAVVDAGFTKVDFSRPAASTFDFTPPKGAKVTEGDESKSGGPAGRGDVDKGDKARPGSGKGGEDLGKEFQGLNVIGEGWSSIAQFDTGGEGLPSEGSGGGDAGRFLDSLGDQVSGEFGSGTVFSTRLVNALITDDGKVYAGAVTKDALVKAADAAK; via the coding sequence ATGGCACCGTACGGATCCGACGACAGCACGACCGAGGACGAGGCGGACGACAGGCGCGGCGGCCGGCAGAAGGCCGCGCGGTATGTCGTCCCCGTCGCGGTGGTGGGGGTGGCAGCGGCGACCATCGGGCTGGTCCCGGCGTTCGCGGGCTCCGGCGACCCCGACCTGCCGAAGGTCAGCGCCCAGCAGCTCATCGAGAAGATCGCCGCCTCGGACGTACAGCAGCTGTCCGGCACGGTGAAGATCAGCACGGACCTCGGCCTGCCGGACCTCGGCGGCCTGGAGAGCAGCCTCGGCGGGGCTGCCACTGGCGGCGGGCGCGACGGCTCGTCCGCGGACCCCTCGTCCAAGCTGATGGAACTGGCGTCCGGTACGCACACCCTGCGGGTCGCGTCCGACGGCGAGGACAAGCAGAAGCTGTCGCTCCTCGACAAGGCCGCCGAGTACAGCGTGATCCACAACGGCGACGAGGTGTGGGCGTACGACAGCAAGTCGAACGAGGCCTACCACGTGAAGGACGCCGCCGCCTCCTCCGACTCCGCGGAGAAGGGGGCGAAGGGCAGGTCCGGAGATGTGCCGGCCACGCCCAAGGAGCTGGCCGAGGAGGCGCTGAAGGCGTCGGACGACACGACGTCCGTGACCGTCGACGGTACGGCGCGGATCGCCGGGCGGGACGCCTACAAGCTGCTGATCGAGCCGAAGCAGTCCGGTTCGACGGTCGGCGCGATCTCCATCGCCGTGGACGCCAAGACCGGCCTGCCGCTGAAGTTCACCCTCACCCCGGCGAGCGGCGGCGCGGCCGTCGTCGACGCGGGCTTCACCAAGGTCGACTTCTCCAGGCCGGCCGCCTCCACCTTCGACTTCACCCCGCCGAAGGGCGCGAAGGTCACCGAGGGCGACGAGTCGAAGTCCGGCGGCCCGGCGGGCAGGGGCGACGTGGACAAGGGGGACAAGGCCCGTCCCGGAAGCGGCAAGGGCGGCGAGGACCTGGGCAAGGAGTTCCAGGGCCTGAACGTCATAGGCGAGGGCTGGAGCTCCATCGCCCAATTCGACACCGGCGGCGAGGGCCTGCCGTCGGAGGGCTCCGGCGGGGGCGACGCGGGCCGGTTCCTGGACTCGCTGGGCGACCAGGTGAGCGGCGAGTTCGGCTCGGGCACGGTCTTCTCGACCCGCCTGGTGAACGCGCTGATCACGGACGACGGCAAGGTCTACGCGGGCGCGGTCACCAAGGACGCGCTGGTGAAGGCGGCCGACGCGGCGAAGTAG
- a CDS encoding ABC transporter ATP-binding protein — translation MAELSTADGHTTGEGGTKAPRDTGDTGDTVIATRALTKRYRGGQLAVDGLDLAVPAGSVFGFLGPNGSGKTTTIRMLMGLIEPTSGTARVLGRPMPRATAAVLPHVGALIEGPALYGFLSGRDNLLRYDSADPAADPRTRRTRVASALDRVGLTAAAGKKAKAYSLGMKQRLGLAAALLQPRKLLVLDEPTNGLDPQGMREIRALVRELASDGTTVFLSSHLLDEIEQVCTHAAVMAQGRLITQGPVAELAAGARSRLVVTTPDPGDAARVLKEQGLSDVVVAEDRVSADPPDRELAEVNAALVTAGVRVRGFGIERASLEDAFVALTGEGFDVAG, via the coding sequence ATGGCGGAACTGTCCACCGCGGACGGGCACACGACGGGTGAGGGCGGCACGAAGGCCCCACGTGACACGGGTGACACGGGTGACACCGTGATCGCCACCCGCGCGCTGACCAAGCGCTACCGCGGTGGACAGCTCGCCGTCGACGGCCTCGACCTGGCCGTCCCGGCGGGCAGCGTCTTCGGCTTCCTCGGACCGAACGGCTCGGGCAAGACCACCACCATCAGAATGCTGATGGGGCTGATCGAGCCGACCTCCGGCACGGCCCGCGTCCTGGGCAGGCCCATGCCGCGCGCCACGGCGGCCGTGCTCCCGCATGTGGGCGCGCTCATCGAGGGCCCCGCGCTCTACGGCTTCCTCTCCGGCCGCGACAACCTCCTGCGGTACGACTCCGCCGACCCGGCCGCCGACCCGCGCACCCGGCGCACGCGCGTGGCGAGCGCGCTCGACCGGGTCGGGCTGACGGCCGCCGCCGGCAAGAAGGCGAAGGCCTACTCGCTGGGGATGAAGCAGCGGCTCGGGCTCGCTGCCGCGCTGCTGCAGCCCCGGAAGCTGCTCGTGCTGGACGAACCGACCAACGGACTCGATCCGCAGGGGATGCGGGAGATCCGCGCCCTGGTCCGTGAGCTGGCCTCGGACGGCACGACCGTGTTCCTCTCCTCGCATCTGCTCGACGAGATCGAGCAGGTCTGCACGCACGCCGCGGTGATGGCGCAGGGCCGGCTGATCACCCAGGGCCCGGTGGCCGAGCTGGCGGCTGGCGCGCGCAGCCGGCTCGTCGTGACCACACCCGATCCGGGCGACGCGGCCCGGGTGCTGAAGGAGCAGGGGCTGAGCGATGTCGTGGTTGCCGAGGACCGGGTGAGCGCCGATCCACCGGACCGCGAGCTCGCCGAGGTGAACGCGGCACTGGTCACGGCGGGCGTCCGCGTCCGCGGCTTCGGGATCGAACGGGCCTCGCTGGAGGACGCGTTCGTGGCGCTCACCGGGGAGGGCTTCGATGTCGCGGGCTGA
- a CDS encoding ABC transporter permease, producing MSRAETAEPSATEKSTGGAAAGRAPSPLWTLGLLRNELATTLRRWRTIALLGVLAAVPVLVGIAVKIETSDGSSAGGGGGEGPAFIAQITNNGLFLVFTALAATLPFFLPMAVGVIAGDAIAGEANAGTLRYLLVAPAGRTRLLITKYATTLAFCVIATLVVATSALVVGALLFPLGELTTISGTRISFGEGLGRALLIALIVAASLVGIAALGLFVSTLTNSGIAAMATTVGLLITVQILDQIPQLHAIQPYIFSHYWLSFADLMRDPVYWDDLIRNLELQALYAAVFGAAAWARFTAKDITA from the coding sequence ATGTCGCGGGCTGAGACCGCCGAGCCGTCGGCGACGGAGAAGAGCACGGGAGGAGCCGCCGCGGGCCGGGCGCCGAGCCCGCTGTGGACCCTCGGACTGCTGCGCAACGAACTGGCCACCACGCTCCGCCGCTGGCGGACGATCGCACTGCTCGGGGTGCTCGCCGCGGTGCCGGTGCTCGTCGGCATCGCGGTCAAGATCGAGACGAGCGACGGGTCGTCCGCCGGAGGCGGCGGGGGAGAGGGGCCCGCGTTCATCGCGCAGATCACCAACAACGGACTGTTCCTGGTGTTCACCGCGCTGGCCGCCACGCTGCCGTTCTTCCTGCCGATGGCGGTCGGCGTCATCGCGGGCGACGCGATCGCGGGCGAGGCCAACGCGGGGACGCTGCGCTATCTGCTGGTCGCACCGGCGGGCCGGACACGCCTGCTGATCACCAAGTACGCGACCACGCTGGCCTTCTGCGTCATCGCCACCCTCGTCGTGGCGACCTCGGCGCTCGTCGTCGGCGCGCTCCTGTTCCCGCTGGGCGAGCTGACGACGATCTCCGGCACCCGTATCAGTTTCGGCGAGGGGCTGGGCCGGGCCCTGCTGATCGCGCTGATCGTGGCCGCGTCGCTGGTCGGGATCGCTGCGCTGGGGCTGTTCGTCTCGACGCTCACGAACAGCGGGATCGCGGCGATGGCGACGACCGTAGGTCTGCTCATCACCGTGCAGATCCTCGACCAGATCCCCCAGCTGCACGCGATACAGCCGTACATCTTCTCGCACTACTGGCTGTCCTTCGCCGACCTCATGCGCGACCCCGTCTACTGGGACGACCTGATACGCAACCTGGAACTCCAGGCGCTGTACGCGGCGGTGTTCGGCGCGGCGGCCTGGGCGCGGTTCACGGCGAAGGACATCACCGCGTAG
- a CDS encoding flavodoxin family protein, with translation MTRHFLFLLGSSRGNGNTELLARRAAEQLPADVTRRWIDLAEHPLPDFEDLRHDSDHVRPSGDHRATLLDATLAATDLVIASPLYWYSVSASTKRYLDHWSGWLRTPGIDFKETMAGRTLWGVTALAHEEEEVAGPLIGTLNHSAAYLGMRFGGVLLGNGSKPGDVLNDSGALAAAKTFFAQEPPLARFPYES, from the coding sequence ATGACCCGCCACTTCCTCTTCCTCCTGGGCAGCAGCCGCGGCAACGGCAATACGGAACTGCTGGCCCGCAGGGCCGCCGAGCAGCTGCCCGCCGATGTCACCCGGCGCTGGATCGATCTGGCCGAGCACCCCCTCCCCGACTTCGAGGACCTGCGCCACGACAGCGACCACGTCCGGCCGTCCGGCGACCACCGGGCGACGCTCCTCGACGCGACGCTCGCGGCGACGGACCTCGTCATCGCCTCACCGCTGTACTGGTACTCCGTGTCCGCGTCCACCAAGCGCTACCTCGACCACTGGTCGGGCTGGCTGCGCACCCCCGGCATCGACTTCAAGGAGACGATGGCCGGCCGCACCCTGTGGGGCGTCACGGCGCTCGCGCACGAGGAGGAAGAGGTCGCCGGTCCCCTCATCGGCACCCTCAACCACTCGGCCGCCTACCTGGGGATGCGCTTCGGCGGCGTCCTCCTCGGCAACGGCAGCAAGCCCGGGGACGTACTGAACGACTCCGGTGCCCTGGCCGCCGCCAAGACGTTCTTCGCCCAGGAACCCCCGCTCGCCCGCTTCCCCTACGAGAGTTGA
- a CDS encoding M28 family metallopeptidase, with protein MKLSVPGRATGAAALAIAALLTTSAIADAAPARVAAAPDIPVANVKAHLTQLQSIATANGGNRAHGRAGYKASLDYVKAKLDAAGFTTAIQQFTSSGSTGYNLIADWPGGDTNQVVMSGSHLDSVSAGPGINDNGSGSAAVLEAALAVSRAQYQPTKHLRFAWWGAEELGMVGSRYYVNSLTTANRAKISGYLNFDMIGSPNPGYFVYDDDPAIEKTFKDYFTGLGVATEIETEGDGRSDHAYFKSAGIPVGGLFTGASTRKTAAQVTKWGGTAGVAFDRCYHSSCDTTTNINDTALDRNSDALTYAVWELSE; from the coding sequence ATGAAGCTCTCCGTTCCCGGACGCGCCACGGGTGCCGCCGCTCTGGCGATCGCCGCGTTGCTCACGACGAGCGCGATAGCCGACGCCGCGCCCGCGCGCGTGGCCGCCGCACCGGACATACCCGTGGCCAACGTCAAGGCCCATCTCACCCAGCTGCAGTCCATCGCCACCGCCAACGGCGGCAACCGCGCCCACGGCCGCGCCGGCTACAAGGCCTCCCTCGACTACGTGAAGGCCAAGCTGGACGCGGCCGGATTCACCACCGCCATCCAGCAGTTCACCTCCTCCGGCAGCACCGGCTACAACCTGATCGCCGACTGGCCCGGCGGCGACACCAACCAGGTCGTCATGTCGGGCTCCCACCTCGACAGCGTCTCCGCGGGACCCGGCATCAACGACAACGGCTCCGGTTCGGCGGCCGTCCTGGAGGCCGCGCTCGCCGTGTCCCGGGCGCAGTACCAGCCCACCAAGCATCTGCGGTTCGCCTGGTGGGGAGCGGAGGAGCTGGGCATGGTCGGCTCGCGCTACTACGTCAACAGCCTCACCACCGCCAACCGCGCGAAGATCAGCGGCTATCTGAACTTCGACATGATCGGGTCGCCGAACCCCGGCTACTTCGTCTACGACGACGACCCGGCCATCGAGAAGACCTTCAAGGACTACTTCACCGGCCTCGGTGTCGCGACCGAGATCGAGACCGAGGGCGACGGCCGCTCGGACCACGCCTACTTCAAGAGCGCGGGCATCCCCGTCGGCGGCCTCTTCACCGGCGCCAGCACCCGCAAGACCGCGGCCCAGGTGACCAAGTGGGGCGGCACGGCGGGCGTGGCGTTCGACCGCTGCTACCACTCCTCGTGCGACACGACGACGAACATCAACGACACCGCCCTGGACCGCAACAGCGACGCCCTCACGTACGCGGTGTGGGAGCTGTCGGAGTAG
- a CDS encoding VOC family protein, which translates to MVTMTEPLHWKLVVDAADPHAQADFWGAALNYLVEDHSSLIERLLSVGAAPPELVVESHGRHAWRDATGVRHPQDPYQEETGVGLGRRLLFQRVPEPKTVKNRLHIDLHTEAGKRDAEVARLTGLGATVVREVREPSGEWVVMADPEGNEFCLH; encoded by the coding sequence ATGGTCACCATGACCGAACCACTGCACTGGAAACTCGTCGTCGACGCCGCCGACCCGCACGCCCAGGCCGATTTCTGGGGCGCCGCCCTCAACTACCTCGTCGAGGACCACAGTTCGCTGATCGAGCGACTGCTGAGCGTCGGCGCCGCACCTCCCGAGCTGGTCGTCGAGTCGCACGGCCGCCATGCCTGGCGGGACGCGACCGGCGTACGGCACCCGCAGGACCCGTACCAGGAGGAGACCGGCGTGGGGCTCGGGCGGCGGCTGCTGTTCCAGCGCGTACCGGAGCCGAAGACCGTGAAGAACCGGCTGCACATCGATCTGCACACCGAGGCCGGGAAGCGGGACGCGGAGGTGGCGCGGCTGACCGGGCTCGGGGCGACGGTCGTCCGCGAGGTGAGGGAACCGTCGGGCGAGTGGGTGGTGATGGCGGACCCGGAGGGCAACGAGTTCTGCCTCCACTGA
- a CDS encoding 4-hydroxybenzoate 3-monooxygenase → MTADAPASAQRTRVVVVGAGPAGLTLANILRAASVDCVVLENESRQFIEQRPRAGFLEEWAVRALDGRGLADRLLQNTVVHTECEFRFAGESHRFPYTGVSGQRHYVYPQPLLVTDLVREYADVRGGDIRFGVRDVEPAGTDTDRPSVAYTDPETGERVRLDCDFVAGCDGARGVTRDHMPAEHVSIARHDLGVGWLALLAEAPPSSDCVVFGIHPRGFAGHMARSPQVTRYYLECPPGDDPENWSHDRVWSELHERLAAEGARPLVEGELIEKRVLAMHNYVVEPMAYGRLYLVGDAAHLLAPIGAKGMNLAIHDSLLLGDALVAHYGKGDDSGLRDYSQRCLRRVWQYQEFSQWLSEVYHGVSSGDPFRAGVALARMRRTLGSPAAAAGFAELFLGKDTDY, encoded by the coding sequence ATGACCGCAGACGCCCCCGCCTCCGCCCAACGCACCCGCGTAGTCGTCGTGGGCGCAGGCCCCGCCGGGCTCACGCTGGCCAACATCCTGCGGGCCGCCTCCGTGGACTGCGTGGTGCTGGAGAACGAGAGCAGGCAGTTCATCGAGCAGCGTCCGCGCGCGGGCTTCCTGGAGGAATGGGCGGTACGCGCGCTGGACGGCCGGGGCCTCGCGGACCGGCTGCTGCAGAACACGGTGGTGCACACCGAGTGCGAGTTCCGGTTCGCGGGGGAGAGCCACCGGTTCCCGTACACGGGTGTGTCGGGGCAGCGGCACTACGTCTATCCGCAGCCGCTCCTGGTGACCGACCTGGTGCGTGAGTACGCGGACGTCCGCGGCGGCGACATCCGCTTCGGCGTCCGTGACGTCGAGCCGGCCGGGACGGACACCGACCGGCCCTCGGTGGCGTACACGGATCCGGAGACGGGCGAACGCGTACGGCTCGACTGCGACTTCGTCGCGGGGTGCGACGGCGCACGCGGTGTGACCCGCGACCACATGCCGGCGGAGCACGTCTCGATCGCCCGGCACGACCTCGGCGTCGGCTGGCTGGCCCTCCTCGCCGAGGCGCCCCCGTCCTCCGACTGCGTGGTCTTCGGGATCCATCCGCGCGGGTTCGCCGGGCACATGGCCCGCAGCCCGCAGGTCACCCGCTACTACCTGGAGTGCCCGCCGGGCGACGACCCGGAGAACTGGTCGCACGACCGCGTCTGGTCCGAGCTGCACGAACGGCTCGCGGCGGAGGGGGCCCGGCCGCTCGTCGAGGGCGAGCTGATCGAGAAGCGGGTCCTGGCCATGCACAACTACGTGGTGGAGCCGATGGCGTACGGGCGGCTGTATCTGGTGGGGGACGCGGCCCATCTGCTCGCACCGATCGGCGCGAAGGGCATGAACCTCGCGATCCACGACTCCCTGCTGCTCGGCGACGCGCTCGTCGCCCACTACGGCAAGGGGGACGACAGCGGGCTGCGCGACTACTCGCAGAGGTGTCTGCGGCGGGTGTGGCAGTACCAGGAGTTCTCGCAGTGGCTGTCCGAGGTGTACCACGGTGTCTCGTCCGGCGATCCGTTCCGTGCGGGGGTCGCGCTGGCGAGGATGCGGCGGACCCTCGGCTCGCCCGCCGCCGCGGCCGGATTCGCCGAGCTGTTCCTCGGCAAGGACACCGACTACTGA
- the rarD gene encoding EamA family transporter RarD — MPVESEGEKHIGPDTGPESKGEQRIGLLNGFAAYGMWGLVPLFWPFLEPAGAGEILAHRMVWSLGFVLIALVVMRRWAWALPLLRQPRKLGLITVAAGVITINWGVYIWAVNSGHVVEASLGYFINPLVTIAIGVLLLKERLRPAQWAAVGTGFAAVLVLTVGYGQPPWISLCLAFSFATYGLVKKKLNLGGLESLAAETAVQFLPALGYLVWLSARGDATFGGEGAGHAVLLAATGVVTALPLVCFGAAAIRVPLSTLGLLQYLAPVLQFLLGILYFHEAMPPERWAGFALVWAALSLLTWDALRTARRSRTALRNAAIAAASATAEASAEASASAEASAAGVTEVAGQEQAGRPQ; from the coding sequence GTGCCGGTGGAGTCCGAGGGCGAGAAGCACATAGGTCCGGACACGGGTCCGGAGTCCAAGGGCGAACAGCGGATCGGCCTGCTGAACGGTTTCGCGGCGTACGGCATGTGGGGGCTCGTCCCCCTCTTCTGGCCGTTCCTCGAACCCGCGGGCGCCGGAGAGATCCTCGCCCACCGCATGGTCTGGTCCCTCGGTTTCGTGCTGATCGCCCTCGTGGTGATGCGGCGCTGGGCCTGGGCCCTCCCCCTGCTGCGTCAGCCGCGCAAGCTGGGCCTGATCACCGTCGCGGCGGGCGTGATCACCATCAACTGGGGCGTCTACATCTGGGCCGTGAACAGCGGCCATGTGGTGGAGGCGTCGCTCGGGTACTTCATCAATCCGCTCGTCACCATCGCGATCGGCGTCCTGCTCCTGAAGGAAAGGCTGCGGCCCGCCCAGTGGGCGGCGGTCGGCACCGGCTTCGCCGCGGTGCTCGTCCTGACCGTCGGCTACGGCCAGCCGCCGTGGATCTCCCTGTGTCTCGCCTTCTCCTTCGCCACGTACGGCCTGGTGAAGAAGAAGCTCAACCTCGGCGGCCTGGAGTCGCTGGCCGCGGAGACCGCCGTCCAGTTCCTGCCCGCGCTCGGCTATCTGGTGTGGCTGTCGGCCCGGGGCGACGCGACCTTCGGCGGTGAAGGCGCCGGGCACGCGGTGCTGCTGGCCGCGACCGGTGTCGTCACCGCCCTGCCGCTCGTCTGCTTCGGCGCGGCGGCGATCCGGGTGCCGCTGTCCACGCTGGGACTGCTCCAGTATCTGGCGCCCGTGCTCCAGTTCCTGCTCGGCATCCTGTACTTCCACGAGGCGATGCCCCCCGAGCGGTGGGCCGGGTTCGCCCTGGTGTGGGCCGCGCTGTCGCTGCTGACCTGGGACGCGCTGCGCACGGCCCGCCGGTCGCGGACGGCCCTGCGGAACGCGGCGATCGCCGCGGCGTCCGCGACCGCGGAGGCGTCTGCGGAGGCGTCGGCGTCAGCCGAGGCGTCGGCGGCCGGGGTCACCGAGGTGGCCGGGCAGGAGCAGGCGGGCCGCCCTCAGTAG
- a CDS encoding SDR family oxidoreductase has product MSIVVTGATGHLGKHVIAGLLEKVPADQVVAVVRNKEKAADFAARGVRIAVADYNAPETFDSVFSAGDRVLLVSGNEFDKGRVAQHKVVLDAAKAAGVALFAYTSAPGTLTAALADDHRGTEAAVLESGVPYVLLRNGWYNENYTENLAPVLEHGAVVQAAGEGRISTASRADYAAAAVAVLTGEGHENKTYELGGDTAFGFAEYAAVVAQASGKEIAYNAVPAETFKGILTGAGLPAPFAEILAGVDVSIEKGELIVDTGDLSRLTGRPTTPIAESVAAALKG; this is encoded by the coding sequence ATGAGCATCGTCGTCACCGGAGCCACCGGACACCTCGGCAAGCACGTCATCGCGGGGCTGCTGGAGAAGGTCCCGGCCGACCAGGTCGTCGCCGTCGTCCGCAACAAGGAGAAGGCGGCGGACTTCGCCGCCCGCGGCGTGCGCATCGCGGTCGCCGACTACAACGCTCCCGAGACGTTCGACAGCGTCTTCTCCGCCGGCGACCGGGTGCTGCTCGTCTCCGGCAACGAGTTCGACAAGGGCCGCGTCGCCCAGCACAAGGTCGTCCTCGACGCCGCCAAGGCCGCCGGGGTCGCGCTCTTCGCGTACACCAGCGCCCCCGGCACGCTGACCGCGGCGCTGGCCGACGACCACCGGGGCACCGAGGCGGCGGTCCTGGAGTCCGGTGTGCCGTACGTCCTGCTGCGCAACGGCTGGTACAACGAGAACTACACCGAGAACCTCGCCCCCGTCCTCGAACACGGCGCCGTCGTCCAGGCCGCCGGCGAGGGCCGGATCTCCACCGCCTCCCGCGCGGACTACGCGGCCGCCGCCGTGGCCGTGCTGACCGGTGAGGGCCACGAGAACAAGACGTACGAGCTGGGCGGCGACACCGCCTTCGGCTTCGCCGAGTACGCCGCCGTGGTGGCGCAGGCGTCCGGCAAGGAGATCGCGTACAACGCCGTCCCCGCCGAGACGTTCAAGGGCATCCTGACCGGTGCCGGCCTGCCCGCGCCGTTCGCCGAGATCCTGGCCGGTGTCGACGTGTCCATCGAGAAGGGCGAGCTGATCGTCGACACGGGCGACCTCTCCCGGCTGACCGGCCGTCCGACCACGCCGATCGCGGAGTCGGTCGCGGCGGCGCTCAAGGGCTGA
- a CDS encoding winged helix-turn-helix transcriptional regulator — translation MCPYRLVLEHVTSRWGVLVLIELRERPHRFSELRRAIGRVSEKMLTQTLQTLERDGLVHRDAKPVIPPRVDYSLTDLGREAAEQVLALALWTEQRMDAVEKARQAYDEARS, via the coding sequence ATGTGTCCCTACCGCCTCGTCCTGGAGCACGTCACCAGTCGCTGGGGCGTCCTCGTCCTGATCGAGCTGAGGGAGCGCCCGCACCGCTTCAGCGAGCTGCGCCGGGCGATCGGCAGGGTCAGCGAGAAGATGCTCACCCAGACCCTGCAGACCCTGGAACGCGACGGCCTCGTACACCGCGACGCCAAGCCGGTCATACCCCCGCGCGTCGACTACTCCCTCACCGACCTGGGCAGGGAGGCCGCCGAACAGGTCCTGGCCCTGGCCCTGTGGACCGAACAACGGATGGACGCGGTGGAAAAAGCACGCCAGGCATACGACGAGGCCCGGTCGTAG